In Saccharomyces cerevisiae S288C chromosome VIII, complete sequence, a genomic segment contains:
- the TDA11 gene encoding Tda11p (hypothetical protein; green fluorescent protein (GFP)-fusion protein localizes to the cytoplasm; potential Cdc28p substrate; null mutant is sensitive to expression of the top1-T722A allele) has product MNKFDEFIESNEKDLDVDTSTRNSIISMSPVRKTGRKIRSASSNGYRLEHHRTSSAGSMHSQRLMTPTRLNDQDHPLQAKPDARRVVTRHSSVSVPNAMSKRRSLIQPMVVPTTPESQNNLPSVSHSEGSYGIPLESTTVLSSEQAMASGLRRSRNGSSQSVNSMIATTIPTNGVDVSALLQSLATKELELLECKQKIEDLKKQTQHEEQNYTRRARELHELKEQVSKHLDPSLNTPVKNRAFSPVYQNIPLESRTENAGNSSLPSSVSKPKNMGHQSTNQSRSVSPQDIQERRQRDDSSDSSKQSLWSKPLALFNQFDKIIQHEIERTLNWDDSLSGTPEVQEGTPTSNSESSAQQYDNEAPGARQKSPSQGSVSRSLWSFVSDVKAGLLGIEEENDNDVITDNRCDPVYKSDRQHEQKKSTHKITNRGQAEDSGDDSSLNMRKFKTTTKFQKDNAGNNSLTDESGHRTREKKSKRSSNKLSFIGEPDNDNSSVKNSVEMTDF; this is encoded by the coding sequence ATGAATAAATTTGACGAGTTTATAGAGTCTAATGAGAAGGATTTGGATGTGGACACCAGTACCCGAAATAGTATAATTTCGATGTCACCTGTGAGGAAAACTGGACGAAAGATTCGTTCTGCTAGTTCCAATGGATATAGGCTAGAACACCATCGTACGTCCAGTGCGGGAAGCATGCATTCGCAAAGACTAATGACGCCTACCAGATTAAATGACCAGGACCATCCCTTACAAGCCAAGCCAGATGCTAGGAGGGTGGTAACTCGTCATTCTTCTGTCTCAGTTCCAAATGCAATGAGCAAGAGAAGATCACTTATTCAACCCATGGTTGTTCCCACTACACCAGAATCTCAAAACAACTTACCTTCAGTAAGTCATTCTGAGGGATCCTATGGAATCCCATTAGAGTCAACCACTGTACTTTCTAGTGAGCAAGCGATGGCCAGCGGACTTCGACGGTCTAGAAATGGGAGTTCGCAGTCGGTTAATAGTATGATAGCGACCACCATACCAACAAATGGGGTCGATGTAAGTGCGCTTCTACAATCTCTCGCTACAAAAGAGTTAGAACTTCTGGAATGCAAACAAAAGattgaagatttgaaaaagcaaaccCAGCATGAAGAGCAAAACTATACTCGTCGGGCACGTGAACTGCATGAACTCAAGGAGCAAGTGAGTAAACATTTGGATCCCTCTCTAAATACACCTGTTAAAAACCGGGCTTTTTCACCGGTTTACCAGAATATACCTTTGGAATCACGAACTGAAAATGCTGGTAACAGCAGCCTTCCTAGTTCTGTCAGTAAACCAAAGAACATGGGTCATCAAAGTACTAATCAGTCAAGATCTGTGTCTCCGCAAGATATTCAAGAAAGGCGCCAAAGGGACGACTCGTCAGATTCATCCAAACAGTCACTTTGGAGCAAACCATTAGCTCTGTTTAATCAGTTTGATAAAATCATTCAGcatgaaattgaaagaactCTGAATTGGGATGACTCTCTTTCAGGTACGCCTGAGGTACAGGAAGGGACACCGACTAGTAATAGCGAGTCGTCCGCGCAACAGTACGATAATGAAGCACCTGGAGCTCGCCAAAAATCTCCTTCGCAAGGATCAGTCTCCAGGTCGCTTTGGAGCTTTGTTAGCGATGTCAAGGCCGGATTACTCGGtatagaagaagaaaacgatAATGATGTTATTACTGATAACAGATGTGATCCTGTATATAAAAGCGATAGACAGCAtgaacagaaaaaaagtacaCATAAAATTACGAACCGGGGGCAAGCAGAAGATAGTGGCGACGATTCTAGTTTAAACATGAGGAAATTTAAAACGACAACTAAGTTCCAGAAAGACAATGCTGGGAATAATAGTCTCACAGATGAAAGTGGACATCGAACacgagaaaaaaaaagtaaaagaagTAGTAACAAGCTAAGTTTTATTGGAGAACCCGATAATGATAATTCCTCCGTCAAAAACTCAGTTGAAATGACAGACTTCtaa
- the MPC2 gene encoding mitochondrial pyruvate carrier (Highly conserved subunit of the mitochondrial pyruvate carrier (MPC); expressed during growth on fermentable carbon sources, and heterodimerizes with Mpc1p to form the fermentative isoform of MPC; MPC localizes to the mitochondrial inner membrane and mediates pyruvate uptake; MPC2 paralog, MPC3, heterodimerizes with Mpc1p to form the respiratory MPC isoform): protein MSTSSVRFAFRRFWQSETGPKTVHFWAPTLKWGLVFAGFSDMKRPVEKISGAQNLSLLSTALIWTRWSFVIKPRNILLASVNSFLCLTAGYQLGRIANYRIRNGDSISQLCSYILSGADESKKEITTGR, encoded by the coding sequence atgtctACATCATCCGTACGTTTTGCATTTAGGCGGTTCTGGCAAAGTGAGACAGGCCCCAAGACGGTGCATTTCTGGGCTCCTACTTTGAAATGGGGTCTGGTTTTCGCTGGATTCAGCGATATGAAGAGACCGgtggaaaaaatttctggTGCTCAAAATTTGTCGCTGCTATCTACTGCGCTGATTTGGACTCGTTGGTCCTTTGTCATCAAGCCAAGAAACATCTTGTTGGCTTCTGTCAACTCGTTTCTTTGTCTGACCGCTGGCTATCAATTGGGTAGAATTGCCAACTACAGGATACGGAATGGCGACTCTATATCGCAATTGTGTAGCTATATTCTCAGCGGCGCCGACGAAagcaaaaaggaaattacTACGGGCAGATAA
- the YAP1801 gene encoding Yap1801p (Protein of the AP180 family, involved in clathrin cage assembly; binds Pan1p and clathrin; YAP1801 has a paralog, YAP1802, that arose from the whole genome duplication): MTTYFKLVKGATKIKSAPPKQKYLDPILLGTSNEEDFYEIVKGLDSRINDTAWTIVYKSLLVVHLMIREGSKDVALRYYSRNLEFFDIENIRGSNGSASGDMRALDRYDNYLKVRCREFGKIKKDYVRDGYRTLKLNSGNYGSSRNKQHSINIALDHVESLEVQIQALIKNKYTQYDLSNELIIFGFKLLIQDLLALYNALNEGIITLLESFFELSHHNAERTLDLYKTFVDLTEHVVRYLKSGKTAGLKIPVIKHITTKLVRSLEEHLIEDDKTHNTFVPVDSSQGSAGAVVAKSTAQERLEQIREQKRILEAQLKNEQVAISPALTTVTAAQSYNPFGTDSSMHTNIPMAVANQTQQIANNPFVSQTQPQVMNTPTAHTEPANLNVPEYAAVQHTVNFNPVQDAGVSAQQTGYYSINNHLTPTFTGAGFGGYSVSQDTTAASNQQVSHSQTGSNNPFALHNAATIATGNPAHENVLNNPFSRPNFDEQNTNMPLQQQIISNPFQNQTYNQQQFQQQKMPLSSINSVMTTPTSMQGSMNIPQRFDKMEFQAHYTQNHLQQQQQQQQQQQQQQQQQPQQGYYVPATAGANPVTNITGTVQPQNFPFYPQQQPQPEQSQTQQPVLGNQYANNLNLIDM; the protein is encoded by the coding sequence ATGACAACATATTTCAAGTTGGTAAAAGGTGCTACCAAGATCAAGTCAGCCCCGCCCAAACAGAAGTATCTGGATCCGATACTGTTGGGGACCAGCAATGAAGAGGATTTCTATGAGATCGTGAAGGGTTTGGATTCCCGAATTAATGACACGGCGTGGACTATTGTGTATAAATCGCTGTTGGTGGTTCATTTGATGATAAGGGAGGGTTCCAAAGATGTTGCATTGCGGTACTACTCTAGGAACCTGGAGTTTTTTGACATTGAAAACATACGTGGCTCCAATGGCAGTGCGTCTGGAGACATGAGGGCACTTGATAGATACGATAATTATCTGAAGGTGAGATGCAGGGAGTTTggtaaaatcaaaaaggaCTATGTGAGAGACGGCTATCGAACACTGAAGCTGAACAGTGGCAATTACGGAAGCTCCAGAAACAAGCAACACTCTATCAATATAGCACTAGATCATGTGGAGTCCCTAGAGGTACAAATACAAGCCCTGATTAAAAACAAGTATACACAATATGATTTGAGTAACGAATTGATCATATTTGGTTTCAAGCTGCTTATTCAAGACCTGCTAGCGCTATATAATGCTCTCAACGAAGGTATCATAACTCTGCTGGAGTCTTTTTTCGAACTATCTCATCATAATGCAGAGAGAACTCTAGACCTGTACAAGACGTTTGTTGATTTGACCGAGCACGTTGTCAGGTACTTGAAGAGCGGGAAGACTGCGGGCTTGAAAATACCCGTCATCAAGCATATCACTACCAAACTGGTCAGATCGCTAGAAGAACATCTGATAGAGGATGATAAGACGCACAACACTTTTGTGCCCGTTGACAGTTCTCAAGGAAGTGCTGGGGCCGTAGTAGCCAAATCTACTGCACAGGAAAGGTTGGAGCAAATCCGGGAACAAAAAAGGATACTAGAGGCACAATTGAAAAACGAACAAGTAGCGATTTCCCCTGCTCTAACTACTGTCACGGCGGCTCAATCTTACAACCCGTTTGGAACAGACTCTTCTATGCATACTAACATTCCAATGGCTGTGGCTAATCAAACGCAACAGATCGCAAATAACCCATTTGTATCTCAAACTCAGCCACAGGTGATGAATACACCAACCGCTCATACAGAGCCCGCAAATTTAAACGTTCCTGAATATGCAGCGGTCCAACACACAGTGAACTTCAACCCTGTACAAGATGCTGGCGTAAGTGCCCAACAAACGGGGTACTATTCGATTAACAACCATTTAACACCCACATTTACAGGTGCAGGGTTTGGAGGATACTCCGTTTCACAGGATACAACTGCCGCTTCTAATCAACAAGTCTCTCATTCACAAACTGGTTCTAACAACCCGTTCGCATTGCACAACGCCGCGACGATCGCAACAGGGAATCCTGCACACGAAAATGTCTTAAATAACCCATTTTCACGACCAAACTTTGATGAACAAAATACCAATATGCCGCTACAACAACAGATAATAAGTAACCCTTTTCAAAACCAAACGTACaatcaacaacaatttcaacaacaaaaaatgCCTTTGAGCTCGATCAATAGCGTTATGACAACCCCTACTAGCATGCAGGGATCGATGAATATTCCTCAGCGTTTTGATAAAATGGAATTTCAGGCTCACTACACTCAGAATCATCtccaacaacagcaacaacagcaacagcaacaacagcaacagcaacaacagcaaccaCAACAGGGTTATTATGTGCCTGCAACTGCAGGAGCCAACCCTGTTACAAATATAACTGGGACAGTTCAACCTCAAAATTTCCCTTTCTATCCACAACAGCAACCACAACCGGAACAGTCTCAAACACAGCAACCAGTTTTAGGAAACCAATATGCTAACAACCTCAATTTAATTGATATGTAA
- the KEL1 gene encoding Kel1p (Protein required for proper cell fusion and cell morphology; acts as phosphorylation-regulated noise suppressor of pheromone signaling pathway; forms a complex with Bud14p and Kel2p that regulates Bnr1p (formin) to affect actin cable assembly, cytokinesis, and polarized growth; functions in a complex with Kel2p to negatively regulate mitotic exit, interacts with Tem1p and Lte1p; localizes to regions of polarized growth; potential Cdc28p substrate), which yields MAGFSFAKKFTHKKHGKTPSDASISDQSREASLSTPPNEKFFTKQETPQKGRQFSQGYHSNVNKTSSPPMFARKQVSESRIQPSAVPPQQRNVSGPSTTLHKQLSKQREYTVWNRIKLQNSPFPRYRHVASAYVTDKNQIYVIGGLHDQSVYGDTWILTAFDNATRFSTTTIDISEATPPPRVGHAAVLCGNAFVVFGGDTHKVNKEGLMDDDIYLLNINSYKWTVPAPVGPRPLGRYGHKISIIATTQMKTKLYVFGGQFDDTYFNDLAVYDLSSFRRPDSHWEFLKPRTFTPPPITNFTMISYDSKLWVFGGDTLQGLVNDVFMYDPAINDWFIIDTTGEKPPPVQEHATVVYNDLMCVVGGKDEHDAYLNSVYFLNLKSRKWFKLPVFTAGIPQGRSGHSLTLLKNDKILIMGGDKFDYARVEEYDLHTSDIDMQRGTIVYTLDLARIKDLCPGVMDVPTDTPTPRNGNLDLATPVTPTSHQTKNMNVPISAAPLASAPSPAPKDFSDADRLNREVHNRNVSTEHQNQSHPVNSESHLIAEPNILTPYVPSESSQTPVMKITSNKPFDTPTIQKEPDLSETMDPTVGNQRIPSSIYGDNLTPANQIKNNSPILETLPSNEIKTPQNGNIEEIKHLPDADEKIDSTTTFDQEINGDKLGTSSMSKVEEDGNVADEDDEIGVAQMASSPSKDQFKIKHYNESSELSQNNTEIDKLSEPVDITIKKSDTAGHDSANHVIDASDEKNVSPMGDVPTDTKNEEASVPINRDATTEVVDRALFEKLRSELQSLKELTHEKALEAGAHIKELETELWQLKSQKNSGTTKEIDELDSVRLQSKCEILEADNHSLEDKVNELEELVNSKFLDIENLNEVIQFQNEKIKSLELEPNYKEKLEELQIEHENLSRENERLKNESKQHNEDIINNVANYSSQLGSLISHWKENRANSSFLESSSSLISVSDENGEKTVGEPYGDQSRHHRVVINKLTNRLDDLLERSQELTISKEKLSSEYHALKMEHSSLSQDVLVKENEIKKIQNDYKESISSMDSASKALMVSQRELEKYKSLNKKLIDELDELKFKNGVCSENFENGLRSTEESSNNVKNSNSIRENQFNIKINDLKAELFITNQERDDLKSEVLELKKRLLNLENNTKQVNEDADSDLL from the coding sequence ATGGCTGGATTCAGCTTCGCCAAGAAATTCACTCACAAGAAACATGGAAAGACGCCTTCTGATGCTTCTATCTCTGACCAATCTAGAGAAGCTTCACTGTCAACTCCtccaaatgaaaaatttttcacaaaACAAGAAACGCCTCAGAAAGGGCGTCAATTTTCACAAGGTTACCATTCTAATGTTAATAAAACTAGTTCACCACCTATGTTTGCCAGAAAACAGGTATCCGAATCAAGGATTCAACCGAGCGCAGTACCACCGCAACAGCGAAATGTCTCAGGACCGTCCACTACTCTCCATAAGCAGCTTTCAAAACAGAGAGAATATACCGTATGGAATAGAATCAAGTTACAGAATTCTCCTTTTCCACGTTATAGACATGTTGCTTCAGCATATGTTACAGACAAGAACCAGATATATGTTATTGGGGGACTTCATGACCAATCTGTGTACGGCGATACATGGATATTAACGGCCTTCGATAATGCCACCAGATTTTCCACTACAACGATAGACATAAGTGAAGCTACACCACCACCAAGGGTAGGCCACGCTGCTGTATTATGCGGGAATGCCTTTGTTGTATTTGGCGGTGACACACACAAAGTCAATAAGGAAGGTTTGATGGACGATGACATATACCTTTTGAATATTAATTCCTATAAATGGACAGTCCCGGCACCCGTGGGACCACGTCCATTGGGAAGGTACGGTCATAAAATTTCGATTATCGCCACAACtcaaatgaaaacaaaactgTACGTGTTTGGTGGTCAATTTGATGACACCTACTTCAACGACTTGGCTGTTTACGACTTATCTTCTTTTAGAAGACCGGACTCTCATTGggaatttttgaaaccaAGGACCTTTACACCACCACCTATTACCAATTTTACTATGATATCATACGATTCTAAACTATGGGTATTTGGTGGCGATACCTTACAAGGTTTAGTAAATGATGTGTTTATGTACGACCCTGCAATAAATGATTGGTTTATCATTGATACCACGGGTGAAAAGCCTCCTCCAGTTCAAGAACATGCTACTGTAGTCTACAACGATCTGATGTGTGTTGTAGGCGGGAAAGATGAGCATGATGCTTATTTGAACTCCGTGTATTTCCTAAACTTGAAATCGCGTAAATGGTTTAAATTACCTGTATTTACGGCTGGAATTCCGCAAGGCCGTTCTGGGCATTCTTTAacattattaaaaaatgataaaattttgattatGGGAGGAGATAAATTTGATTACGCTAGAGTCGAGGAGTACGACTTGCATACCTCTGATATTGATATGCAAAGAGGTACAATTGTTTATACGCTAGACTTGGCCCGCATAAAGGACCTTTGTCCAGGCGTAATGGATGTTCCAACTGATACGCCAACTCCGAGAAATGGTAATCTTGACCTGGCGACGCCCGTTACCCCAACCTCTCATCAAACTAAAAATATGAACGTACCAATTTCAGCAGCTCCTCTAGCTTCCGCTCCATCACCTGCaccaaaagatttttcagATGCTGATCGCCTCAACAGGGAGGTACACAATCGAAATGTGTCAACAGAACACCAAAATCAGAGCCACCCAGTAAATTCTGAATCTCACTTGATTGCTGAGCCTAACATTTTGACTCCATATGTTCCATCTGAAAGCTCACAAACGCCGGTTATGAAAATAACTTCCAACAAACCATTTGATACGCCTACTATCCAGAAAGAACCTGATCTTTCTGAAACTATGGATCCAACAGTTGGAAATCAGCGCATCCCATCTTCAATCTATGGAGATAATCTCACCCCTGCAAAccaaataaagaataaCTCCCCAATATTAGAGACGCTTCCAAGTAATGAGATAAAAACGCCCCAAAATGGTAATATAGAGGAAATAAAACATCTTCCTGACgctgatgaaaaaatagattCCACGACGACCTTCGACCAAGAGATAAACGGGGACAAACTAGGCACATCTTCGATGTCCAAGGTTGAAGAGGACGGCAATGTTGCTGACGAAGACGACGAAATCGGTGTGGCTCAAATGGCGAGCTCCCCATCCAAAGATCAGTTCAAAATAAAGCATTATAATGAATCTTCAGAATTATCACAGAATAATACGGAGATCGACAAACTGTCCGAGCCTGTGGATATtacaataaagaaaagcgACACCGCGGGCCATGATAGTGCTAACCATGTTATTGATGCaagtgatgaaaaaaacGTGTCCCCAATGGGAGACGTTCCAACTGATAcgaaaaatgaagaagcTAGCGTTCCTATAAATAGAGATGCTACTACCGAAGTCGTAGATAGGGCACTATTTGAGAAATTAAGATCGGAATTGCAAagtttgaaagaattgacGCACGAAAAGGCGCTTGAAGCCGGAGCTCACATAAAGGAATTAGAGACGGAGCTATGGCAGTTAAAATCCCAGAAGAATTCTGGGACAACgaaagaaatagatgaattGGATTCCGTCAGACTGCAATCAAAATGTGAAATACTAGAGGCAGATAATCATTCCTTGGAAGATAAAGTTAATGAGCTAGAAGAGTTGGTGAATAGCAAATTCTTAGACATAGAGAATCTAAATGAAGTTATACAATTTCAGAacgaaaaaattaaatccTTAGAACTAGAGCCTaattacaaagaaaaacttgaagAACTACAGATAGAACATGAGAATTTGAGTAGAGAAAATGAAaggttgaaaaatgaaagcaaACAACATAACGAAGATATAATCAATAATGTTGCGAATTACTCGTCACAGTTAGGCTCATTGATCAGTcattggaaagaaaacagAGCCAACTCTTCGTTTCTtgaatcttcttcttctttgatatctGTATCGGATGAAAATGGCGAGAAAACTGTCGGTGAACCCTATGGTGATCAAAGTCGTCACCACCGTGTAGTGATTAACAAACTAACGAATAGATTGGACGATTTGCTGGAGAGAAGTCAAGAGCTAACAATatctaaagaaaaactatCTTCTGAATACCATGCTTTAAAGATGGAACACAGCTCATTAAGTCAAGATGTATTAGTAAAAGAgaatgaaatcaaaaaaatacagaatGATTACAAAGAAAGTATCAGTTCTATGGACAGTGCAAGTAAGGCACTAATGGTTTCACAAAGAGAGCTAGAGAAGTACAAGAGtttgaataaaaagttAATCGACGAGTTAGATGAATTGAAGTTCAAAAATGGCGTCTGCAGTGAAAATTTCGAAAATGGTCTCAGAAGCACCGAGGAGAGTTCCAATAATGTAAAAAATAGCAACAGCATAAGAGAAAATCAATTCAACATCAAAATAAATGATCTGAAAGCGGAACTCTTCATCACTAATCAAGAAAGAGATGACTTGAAAAGTGAAGTGTTAGAGTTGAAAAAGAGATTATTgaatttggaaaataacACCAAACA
- the SOL3 gene encoding 6-phosphogluconolactonase SOL3 (6-phosphogluconolactonase; catalyzes the second step of the pentose phosphate pathway; weak multicopy suppressor of los1-1 mutation; homologous to Sol2p and Sol1p; SOL3 has a paralog, SOL4, that arose from the whole genome duplication), whose translation MVTVGVFSERASLTHQLGEFIVKKQDEALQKKSDFKVSVSGGSLIDALYESLVADESLSSRVQWSKWQIYFSDERIVPLTDADSNYGAFKRAVLDKLPSTSQPNVYPMDESLIGSDAESNNKIAAEYERIVPQVLDLVLLGCGPDGHTCSLFPGETHRYLLNETTKRVAWCHDSPKPPSDRITFTLPVLKDAKALCFVAEGSSKQNIMHEIFDLKNDQLPTALVNKLFGEKTSWFVNEEAFGKVQTKTF comes from the coding sequence ATGGTGACAGTCGGTGTGTTTTCTGAGAGGGCTAGTTTGACCCATCAATTGGGGGAATTCATCGTCAAGAAACAAGATGAGGCGCTGCAAAAGAAGTCAGACTTTAAAGTTTCCGTTAGCGGTGGCTCTTTGATCGATGCTCTGTATGAAAGTTTAGTAGCGGACGAATCACTATCTTCTCGAGTGCAATGGTCTAAATGGCAAATCTACTTCTCTGATGAAAGAATTGTGCCACTGACGGACGCTGACAGCAATTATGGTGCCTTCAAGAGAGCTGTTCTAGATAAATTACCCTCGACTAGTCAGCCAAACGTTTATCCCATGGACGAGTCCTTGATTGGCAGCGATGCTGAATCTAACAACAAAATTGCTGCAGAGTACGAGCGTATCGTACCTCAAGTGCTTGATTTGGTACTGTTGGGCTGTGGTCCTGATGGACACACTTGTTCCTTATTCCCTGGAGAAACACATAGGTACTTGCTGAACGAAACAACCAAAAGAGTTGCTTGGTGCCACGATTCTCCCAAGCCTCCAAGTGACAGAATCACCTTCACTCTGCCTGTGTTGAAAGACGCCAAAGCCCTGTGTTTTGTGGCTGAGGGCAGTTCCAAACAAAATATAATGCATGAGATCTTTGACTTGAAAAACGATCAATTGCCAACCGCATTGGTTAACAAATTATTTGGTGAAAAAACATCCTGGTTCGTTAATGAGGAAGCTTTTGGAAAAGTTCAAACGAAAACTTTTTAG
- the PEX18 gene encoding Pex18p (Peroxin; required for targeting of peroxisomal matrix proteins containing PTS2; interacts with Pex7p; partially redundant with Pex21p; primarily responsible for peroxisomal import during growth on oleate, and expression is induced during oleate growth), translating to MNSNRCQTNEVNKFISSTEKGPFTGRDNTLSFNKIGSRLNSPPILKDKIELKFLQHSEDLNQSRSYVNIRPRTLEDQSYKFEAPNLNDNETSWAKDFRYNFPKNVEPPIENQIANLNINNGLRTSQTDFPLGFYSQKNFNIASFPVVDHQIFKTTGLEHPINSHIDSLINAEFSELEASSLEEDVHTEEENSGTSLEDEETAMKGLASDIIEFCDNNSANKDVKERLNSSKFMGLMGSISDGSIVLKKDNGTERNLQKHVGFCFQNSGNWAGLEFHDVEDRIA from the coding sequence ATGAATAGTAACCGATGCCAAACGAATGAGGTGAATAAATTTATTAGTAGTACAGAAAAGGGGCCTTTTACGGGCAGGGACAATACGCTCTCTTTTAACAAAATCGGGAGCAGACTGAATTCACCACCGATTCTGAAGGATAAAATTGAGCTGAAATTTCTACAACACTCAGAAGATTTGAATCAATCACGGTCCTACGTAAATATTCGTCCTAGAACCTTAGAGGATCAAAGTTACAAATTTGAAGCGCCAAATCTAAATGACAATGAAACTTCTTGGGCCAAGGATTTTAGATATAACTTCCCTAAGAATGTTGAACCGCCCATCGAAAATCAAATCGCGAATCTTAATATAAACAACGGGCTACGGACATCTCAGACAGATTTTCCCTTAGGCTTTTATTCACAGAAAAACTTTAACATTGCTTCCTTCCCTGTGGTTGACCATCAGATATTCAAGACAACAGGTTTAGAACATCCTATCAACAGCCACATTGATTCTTTAATTAATGCTGAATTTTCGGAACTGGAAGCCAGTAGTTTGGAAGAAGATGTCCATacagaagaggaaaattCAGGTACGAGTctggaagatgaagaaactgCCATGAAAGGTTTGGCTTCCGATATAATTGAGTTTTGCGATAATAATAGTGCCAATAAAGATGTAAAAGAAAGACTAAACAGTTCAAAGTTTATGGGGCTGATGGGCAGCATTAGTGATGGTTCTATAGTTTTAAAGAAGGATAACGGTACAGAAAGAAACCTTCAAAAACACGTAggtttttgttttcagaATTCAGGAAACTGGGCTGGTCTTGAGTTCCATGATGTTGAAGACAGAATTGCTTAA